A genomic region of Luteolibacter arcticus contains the following coding sequences:
- a CDS encoding ECF-type sigma factor: MNDIRRILEAASQNGGQVSSELLPLVYDELRALAARGLASEREGQTLQATALVHEAWLRLSGEEEMKWNDRAHFFRAAAQSMRRILVDRARAKASLKRGEGKEVLDIQDLDIEGPSVDERVLLVDEMMDRMEERDPDSARVITLKFFGGLTNKEIAEMDGVAERTIERQWAYARAKLLQMIRDEA; this comes from the coding sequence TTGAACGACATCCGCCGTATCCTCGAAGCGGCCAGCCAAAATGGCGGGCAGGTTTCGTCCGAGTTGTTGCCGCTCGTTTATGACGAGTTGCGTGCGCTTGCAGCACGTGGGCTCGCTTCCGAACGGGAAGGGCAGACCTTGCAGGCGACCGCCCTGGTGCATGAGGCATGGCTGCGGTTGTCCGGTGAGGAGGAGATGAAGTGGAACGACCGCGCGCACTTTTTCCGCGCGGCGGCGCAGTCGATGCGGCGCATCCTCGTCGACCGGGCGCGTGCCAAGGCGAGCCTCAAGCGCGGTGAGGGTAAGGAGGTGCTCGATATCCAGGACCTCGACATCGAGGGGCCGTCGGTAGACGAGCGGGTGCTGCTGGTGGATGAGATGATGGACCGGATGGAAGAGCGCGACCCGGACAGCGCGAGGGTGATCACGCTCAAGTTTTTCGGCGGGCTGACCAACAAGGAGATCGCCGAGATGGATGGCGTGGCCGAGCGGACCATCGAACGCCAATGGGCGTATGCGCGGGCGAAGCTGCTGCAGATGATCCGGGACGAGGCGTGA
- a CDS encoding autotransporter-associated beta strand repeat-containing protein, which translates to MRTTLLALTGLLFIAASGPAKAAAEADLLVAYDQTHASAVGGQDNANVLALNAVAGSNLINERSGTGARVRIVGYHQASQYSYQRTSKGGFVGWMANYDSRLSDVVDAGNARGADLVTFICVSTADGAAAVAQQPGRYSCFDPGQFWSAIVAHELAGHNYGCDHRGGRATPGSKTIMMHNYCEGGGATPPYFYSNPNIWLNGARLIGETSCLGGAANGGDNAFLISNTAQGVADSYGRVIAAPNLSSVVRRWSFNQAAGNAPAGTTVTDTASGSALATVQGSGATFTGTGLRIPGGASGSGAAYLQLPAGVLSSYTSATVEIWAKTLSVQNWARMLDFNNGTANYLTLTAARGTNLDAQRFESIVGGATVSLDSDLPTATGALHHYAITYTSTGASSGRWIWYRDGDEIAFLDVGYALSSFPDVNNWLGRSAYAGDAFANCEYSEVRISNVAMTRDQVAANARLGPNRTTTSANLTGDDPIGQTSFNAAGRWSDGLAPSAGKTYETFGFRLRTPADGTSRTFAGQSLKLTGGGITWKGTSNNTITANNLTLAGTDGEILNAGSGTFTLAGTLNAEAAETLVRAANGPINLATNLSGNGSLLCVNNTVTLSGTNTTFTGKMKVGDGRFSGLSINSEARLGANPASFTADQLTLNRGILYTTANTILDDANRGIRIGASAGLFNVAPGTTLTVAVPLSSDSSGAALQTVPIFPNPVAGILIKENTGTLVLTHPNNSHVGEMVISGGVLRLDGAGRFNNGDTPMPVVINATLDLNTTANQAFAGALSGNGTFIKNNTGTTTLFAANTFSGSVTINGGTLFANAANAATDRALSYVSGVTVNNGGTLRTSANALFGWDGTQTKPITVNAGGTMTTSAANIDVNVGTVTLNGGTLAGAASPAWGSWNFKRVTGGKLVATDNSTVTAANVGLGTNNTVEVSAGKTLTFSGTITDLTNEGVSALVKSNGTGTLLLSNTNTYTGPTTINAGTLHLTGSLAAASAVTVANAATLSGSGTVNGTLSFATGAIHAPGNPAGTQTVGGALSYDNGARVRWSLPSNSDLVGTANRITAGTVNVTTGAVIDLILNAAGSTVNFTDSFWTQPHTWNMLSGSNKTGDFALGTITTDPGGRAVVDYGTFTFQQSATAVSVVFTPNSEVGTSPTDLWRQTHFGAEWDNPAVSGDTLDGDKDGLPNLVEYALGSDPNDSDTTVSPQVSQVGNKLRIAFRRNTAADDITISVVAADDLAGSWTPIATSTNGEPFAAVAAGATVQETGEPPLKSVQAEDIHLIPDPDHPKRFMRVEVHR; encoded by the coding sequence ATGCGCACCACGCTGCTTGCTCTAACAGGTCTCCTCTTCATCGCAGCCAGCGGCCCGGCCAAGGCAGCCGCCGAGGCGGATCTGCTGGTGGCCTATGATCAAACGCACGCCTCCGCCGTGGGTGGCCAGGACAATGCGAACGTCCTCGCGCTAAATGCCGTCGCCGGCAGCAACCTCATCAATGAACGCAGCGGCACGGGTGCGCGGGTGCGGATTGTCGGCTACCATCAGGCCTCGCAGTACAGCTACCAGCGCACGTCAAAAGGCGGCTTCGTCGGTTGGATGGCAAACTATGACTCCCGCCTTTCCGACGTCGTGGATGCTGGCAATGCCCGCGGTGCCGACCTCGTGACCTTTATCTGCGTCTCCACCGCCGATGGTGCCGCTGCCGTCGCCCAGCAGCCGGGTCGCTATTCGTGTTTCGATCCCGGGCAATTCTGGTCGGCCATCGTCGCCCATGAACTCGCGGGGCACAACTACGGCTGTGACCACCGCGGCGGGCGGGCCACTCCCGGCTCGAAGACGATCATGATGCACAACTACTGCGAGGGCGGCGGTGCGACTCCGCCCTACTTTTACTCCAATCCTAACATCTGGCTTAACGGGGCAAGATTGATCGGAGAAACAAGCTGCCTCGGCGGCGCGGCAAATGGCGGCGACAATGCGTTTCTGATCAGCAACACCGCCCAGGGCGTGGCCGATAGCTACGGCCGCGTGATCGCCGCACCGAATCTCAGCAGCGTGGTCCGCCGCTGGTCCTTCAATCAGGCGGCTGGCAACGCACCGGCGGGAACCACCGTCACCGACACCGCTTCCGGCTCGGCCCTCGCCACCGTTCAAGGAAGCGGCGCGACCTTCACCGGCACCGGCCTGCGTATCCCCGGCGGCGCATCCGGCAGCGGCGCGGCCTACTTGCAACTGCCCGCCGGCGTGCTTTCCAGCTACACCAGTGCCACGGTCGAAATCTGGGCGAAGACCCTCTCGGTGCAGAACTGGGCACGCATGCTCGACTTCAACAACGGCACCGCCAACTACCTGACCTTGACCGCAGCGCGCGGCACCAATCTCGACGCACAACGCTTCGAATCCATCGTCGGCGGAGCCACGGTCTCGCTCGACAGCGACTTGCCAACGGCCACCGGCGCCCTTCATCACTACGCCATCACCTACACCAGCACCGGCGCGAGCAGCGGGCGCTGGATCTGGTATCGCGATGGCGACGAAATCGCCTTCCTCGATGTCGGCTACGCGCTTTCGTCATTCCCGGACGTGAACAATTGGCTCGGCCGCTCGGCCTACGCGGGCGACGCCTTTGCCAACTGCGAGTACTCCGAGGTGCGCATCAGCAATGTCGCAATGACCCGGGACCAGGTCGCCGCCAATGCACGCCTCGGCCCCAACCGCACCACCACCAGCGCCAATCTCACCGGCGACGATCCGATCGGCCAGACCTCGTTCAACGCCGCAGGCCGTTGGAGCGATGGCCTCGCGCCCAGCGCAGGGAAAACCTACGAGACCTTCGGCTTCCGCCTGCGTACCCCGGCCGATGGCACCTCGCGCACCTTCGCCGGCCAGTCGCTGAAGCTCACCGGCGGCGGCATCACCTGGAAAGGAACCAGCAACAACACCATCACCGCAAACAACCTCACCCTCGCTGGCACCGATGGCGAGATCCTCAATGCCGGCTCGGGCACTTTCACCCTCGCGGGCACGCTCAATGCGGAGGCCGCTGAGACCCTCGTGCGAGCCGCCAATGGACCCATCAATCTTGCGACGAACCTCAGCGGCAATGGCTCACTTCTCTGCGTCAACAACACCGTCACCCTCAGCGGCACCAATACCACCTTCACCGGCAAGATGAAGGTCGGCGACGGGCGTTTCAGCGGTCTCTCGATCAACTCGGAAGCCCGCCTCGGTGCCAACCCCGCCTCCTTCACCGCAGACCAACTCACACTCAACCGCGGCATCCTCTACACGACCGCCAACACCATTCTCGACGACGCCAACCGCGGCATCCGCATCGGTGCCAGCGCGGGACTCTTCAATGTTGCTCCCGGCACCACCCTGACCGTCGCCGTGCCGCTATCCAGCGACTCCTCCGGTGCCGCGTTGCAGACCGTTCCGATCTTCCCGAACCCCGTGGCCGGCATCCTCATCAAGGAGAACACCGGCACGCTCGTCCTCACCCATCCGAACAACTCGCACGTCGGCGAGATGGTCATCAGTGGCGGCGTGCTGCGACTGGATGGAGCCGGTCGCTTCAACAATGGCGACACGCCCATGCCCGTCGTTATCAATGCCACACTCGATCTCAATACCACCGCCAACCAAGCCTTCGCCGGCGCGCTCTCGGGCAACGGCACCTTCATCAAGAACAACACCGGCACCACGACACTCTTCGCCGCCAATACCTTCTCCGGCAGCGTCACCATCAATGGCGGCACGCTCTTCGCGAATGCCGCCAACGCCGCGACCGACCGGGCACTCAGCTACGTCAGCGGCGTCACCGTCAACAATGGCGGGACCCTGCGCACCAGCGCGAACGCACTCTTCGGCTGGGACGGCACGCAAACCAAACCCATCACCGTGAATGCCGGCGGCACCATGACGACCAGTGCCGCCAATATCGATGTGAACGTCGGCACCGTCACTCTCAATGGCGGCACCCTCGCGGGGGCTGCCAGCCCTGCCTGGGGATCATGGAACTTCAAGCGGGTGACCGGCGGCAAGCTGGTCGCGACCGACAACTCCACCGTCACCGCGGCCAACGTCGGCCTTGGCACCAATAACACCGTCGAGGTCTCGGCCGGGAAGACCCTCACCTTCAGCGGCACCATCACCGACCTCACCAATGAAGGCGTCTCCGCACTGGTGAAAAGCAACGGCACCGGCACCCTGCTCCTGAGCAACACCAACACCTACACCGGTCCCACCACGATCAACGCCGGCACGCTCCACCTCACCGGTTCCCTCGCCGCCGCCAGCGCGGTGACCGTCGCCAACGCCGCGACTCTCAGTGGCTCCGGCACCGTCAATGGCACCCTCTCCTTCGCCACCGGAGCCATCCATGCACCGGGCAATCCCGCCGGCACGCAGACGGTCGGCGGCGCCCTCTCTTATGATAACGGCGCGCGCGTCCGCTGGAGCCTGCCTTCTAACAGCGACCTCGTCGGCACCGCCAATCGCATCACCGCCGGGACCGTGAACGTCACCACCGGTGCCGTCATCGACCTCATCCTCAATGCCGCCGGCAGCACGGTGAACTTCACCGACAGCTTCTGGACGCAGCCGCACACCTGGAACATGCTGAGCGGGTCTAACAAGACCGGCGACTTCGCCCTCGGCACCATCACCACCGATCCCGGCGGCCGCGCGGTCGTCGACTACGGCACCTTCACGTTCCAGCAGAGTGCCACGGCGGTGTCCGTCGTCTTCACGCCGAACTCCGAGGTCGGCACCTCCCCCACCGACCTCTGGCGTCAGACTCACTTCGGTGCCGAGTGGGACAATCCCGCCGTCTCCGGCGACACACTGGACGGCGACAAGGACGGCCTTCCAAACCTCGTCGAATACGCGCTCGGCTCAGATCCGAATGACTCGGACACCACCGTCTCGCCGCAGGTTTCCCAGGTCGGCAACAAGCTCCGCATCGCCTTCCGCCGCAATACCGCAGCCGATGACATCACCATCTCCGTCGTCGCCGCGGACGACCTCGCCGGCTCGTGGACACCCATCGCCACCAGCACCAATGGCGAGCCCTTCGCCGCCGTCGCCGCAGGCGCCACCGTTCAGGAAACCGGTGAGCCACCGCTCAAGTCCGTCCAAGCCGAGGACATCCATCTGATTCCCGACCCCGACCACCCGAAGCGCTTCATGCGCGTCGAAGTCCACCGCTAA
- a CDS encoding serine/threonine protein kinase, with the protein MEPFLEKVLFSAATGFSKPEEQQRFLEFVATSDPGVRQQLEDLLGLEPTAESFFDLQPELGPEGSGTEAVSGGNEGIGGAIGRYRLIERIGEGGCGVVYLAEQQEPVKRKVALKIIRLGMDTENVIARFRAERQALALMDHPNIARVLDAGATGSGRPYFVMELVDGERITDFCTMHGLDLRKRLELFVKVCQAIQHAHQKGVIHRDIKPSNVLVRQHDGVPEPKVIDFGIAKATGGSSGGDVTFTVAGQFVGTPAYMSPEQAEGGVDIDTRSDIYSLGVMLYELVAGRPPFEAKRLTQSGIEETRRILREEEPPPPSVVAGEGRGGDLDWIVIKAMAKERKRRYDTANGLSADVIRVLNDEPVMARPPSRSYRLGKLVRRNKIVFAAGSVAVIALVAGFGVSTRLFFLEKAAREEQARLNRVAEEARVVETGLREAAEFREQVAQAAVQLGRGNIEEADKLLGGIPVARTPVSLEAAESYRKMADWHWAAGRPGPAADRFASIVHARAAVDDSDDNSVSFHIMPAASALCYAGKLGEYDEFREFAIQRFSGTKNPQVAEQLLKASLLRPASPETLQKLQGVASFVESAVNETEGWIGSSPYLASWSCFVLGLKCYREGDFKQATAWLHRSLSYPLDNPSKDTSVRLILAMIDSLEGRKANALLGIQMSQDVIEKNTGGSEVIRDGEGGYWFDWVNAKLLLDEALRSLGP; encoded by the coding sequence ATGGAACCCTTCCTCGAAAAAGTCCTGTTCTCCGCAGCGACCGGCTTTTCCAAGCCGGAGGAGCAGCAGCGCTTTCTAGAGTTCGTGGCGACATCGGACCCGGGCGTGCGCCAGCAGCTCGAGGATCTGTTAGGGCTGGAGCCGACCGCGGAGAGCTTCTTCGACCTGCAGCCGGAACTGGGACCCGAAGGGAGCGGCACGGAGGCCGTGTCGGGAGGGAACGAGGGGATCGGTGGAGCGATCGGCCGCTACCGGCTGATCGAGCGCATCGGGGAGGGCGGCTGCGGTGTGGTTTATCTGGCCGAGCAGCAAGAGCCGGTGAAGCGGAAGGTGGCGCTCAAGATCATCCGGCTGGGCATGGACACGGAGAACGTGATCGCCCGCTTCCGGGCCGAGCGGCAGGCGCTGGCGCTAATGGATCATCCCAATATCGCGCGCGTGCTGGATGCCGGAGCGACGGGATCAGGGCGGCCTTACTTCGTAATGGAGCTCGTGGACGGCGAGAGGATCACTGACTTCTGCACGATGCATGGCCTGGACCTCCGCAAGCGGCTGGAGCTATTCGTGAAGGTTTGCCAGGCGATCCAGCACGCCCACCAGAAGGGCGTGATTCATCGCGACATCAAGCCATCCAACGTGCTGGTGCGGCAGCACGATGGGGTGCCGGAGCCGAAGGTGATCGACTTCGGCATCGCCAAGGCGACGGGAGGGAGTTCCGGGGGCGATGTGACTTTCACGGTGGCCGGCCAGTTTGTCGGCACGCCGGCCTACATGAGTCCGGAGCAAGCGGAAGGCGGGGTGGACATCGACACCCGCAGCGACATCTACAGCCTGGGCGTGATGCTTTACGAGTTGGTCGCCGGGCGGCCGCCGTTCGAGGCGAAGCGGCTGACGCAGTCGGGCATCGAGGAAACTCGGCGGATCCTGCGCGAGGAAGAACCGCCGCCGCCATCGGTGGTGGCGGGCGAGGGCAGGGGCGGGGATCTCGACTGGATCGTGATCAAGGCGATGGCGAAAGAGCGCAAGCGGCGCTACGACACGGCCAACGGCCTGTCCGCCGATGTGATCCGGGTCTTGAACGACGAGCCGGTGATGGCGCGTCCACCGAGCCGCAGCTACCGGCTGGGCAAACTGGTGAGACGTAACAAGATCGTCTTCGCCGCGGGCAGTGTCGCGGTGATCGCGCTGGTGGCGGGTTTCGGTGTTTCGACGCGGTTGTTCTTCCTCGAGAAGGCGGCCCGCGAGGAGCAGGCGCGGCTGAACCGCGTGGCCGAAGAAGCCCGCGTGGTGGAGACGGGGTTGCGCGAAGCGGCGGAATTTCGCGAGCAGGTTGCGCAGGCGGCGGTGCAGCTTGGCCGCGGTAACATCGAGGAGGCGGACAAGCTGCTGGGAGGAATCCCGGTGGCCCGCACTCCCGTGTCTCTGGAGGCCGCCGAGAGTTATCGCAAGATGGCGGACTGGCACTGGGCTGCGGGTCGCCCGGGACCGGCGGCCGATCGCTTCGCGTCCATCGTCCACGCTCGGGCGGCGGTCGATGATTCCGATGACAACAGCGTCTCGTTTCACATCATGCCGGCGGCTTCGGCCTTGTGCTACGCCGGCAAGTTGGGCGAGTACGATGAGTTCCGCGAGTTTGCGATCCAGCGGTTTTCCGGCACGAAGAATCCGCAGGTGGCGGAGCAGTTGTTGAAGGCGTCGCTCCTGAGGCCAGCCAGCCCGGAGACCCTCCAGAAGCTCCAAGGGGTGGCGAGCTTCGTCGAATCGGCGGTGAATGAGACCGAGGGCTGGATTGGCAGCAGTCCCTATCTGGCCAGTTGGAGTTGCTTTGTGCTCGGGTTGAAATGCTATCGGGAGGGCGATTTCAAGCAGGCCACGGCATGGCTTCACCGGAGTCTTTCCTATCCGCTGGACAATCCCTCGAAAGATACATCCGTGCGGCTGATTCTGGCGATGATCGACAGCCTTGAAGGCCGCAAGGCGAACGCGCTGCTCGGCATCCAGATGTCGCAGGATGTCATCGAGAAGAATACCGGCGGGAGCGAGGTCATCCGGGATGGGGAGGGTGGCTATTGGTTCGACTGGGTGAATGCGAAGCTGCTTTTAGACGAGGCGCTGCGTTCGCTGGGTCCGTGA
- a CDS encoding beta strand repeat-containing protein, producing the protein MKNQMFRLADLRMSYATYLRLGLGFSMVGIATQSAYADATWVGDTSQNWGTAANWSSDPANPSGNFFINTAAVGVFPVISANSPFTPVDLMIGSGTGITGRLDQTAGTAATGSGNWTFVGRTGGTGILNASGGTFTTGQLYVGGGPFNGGGTGTVTINGGAITASNAGDGGDGSGGNIGLGLDSGSNGTINLQSGSLTASTGEIRIGLDGGATGLVNQTGGTAGYAGYVGIGRFGNGTYKLSDGVVNAATGFGFTTIAGSGGSTGLLEVSGGTFNSSTGGMIVGEGWTGTGTAAGTLTVSNSGVVNVGTHNLRLAVGSIATGTVNLNGGTLQVGMVSKGAGTANFNFNGGTLKASGSSTTFMTGLTQAFVDPLGAVIDSNTFDITIGQDLQNGGGGLTKNGAGILTLSGANVFTGASTVNTGTLAFTAKQSSIGSLSVAAPAGLSIKAFDTTTTPLLSTSLGLASGSTLTFDFNSLNYSASTPLISTGALTASGTVGVNILNGGNLPSGAHQLIGYSSFGGGGTFTGAPFSLGTRSSGTLAQAGNTLTLNVTANSPKWTGLDSGNWVVGNTGAAKNWRLITGGATTDYIEGDVVLFDDSVTTGTTDVNVSAANVSPAATTFANSSKSYTLGSTGAFGIAGTGPLTKSGSGSLVITNANTYTGLTTIENGATLTLGDGTTGHDGTISGTSGVANEGTLAYNRFGTSTANYVISGNGAVTKSGPGTQILGGVNSYTGGTTVNAGTLQITTTAGDANTGAIALGGSTFQINLGAAADFTYAPLITLNAASTLSNAAAGSVANLNGQICFTGTLNGNNHALNIANTGLARFYLNGTLNDVSQINVVSGAMGLDINVPADRGTAPIDIASGGSLWFYGNNANPIVNNLTFHGGDGVGAKGALYYEGGNPAPAAFTGTVNLASGTTTTGVAFADDFITLDGVVSGPGGFNVLSGGLALGGANDYTGGTTVTLGRVLAKSSTAFGTGAVSTAAVAGVQVQLGNGVNVANALTLGGSSFTAQGTLHVPTGDATYSGAINIPADTTIGGHFATGGGTLTVAGAVTSSVPVKVRNGIVAFTNPASSYAALAVQQGTVKVGANNAIPTAATVDIGASGAAILDLAGFSQSLAGLTKGANAATVTNSGATDSTLTTTGTTTFNGAIQNGPTHKTALTVGGGALTLGGANTFTGNVTVNTALTLADNAQLRFTPGPPSLTNSIGGAGTLTLDGDFVIDLAGASIGNGNTWTLVNLGSLTETFTDNFSVVDFTQSANVWTKVDGANTWKFSEATGVLTLTIGSNGYSSWATALSLTAGVNDGVAQNADNDGSENGTEYILGGHPLNGSNNPKIYSMIADSEDVGSEKELIMTIAVPQGTPAFPAGSPTSSVNFEGFGITVRGTTDLVTFPVTVNPVTTIIPAGAPNPLVQGGVTYEYRSFSLGGSNGTTSKGFLQVTVTNP; encoded by the coding sequence ATGAAGAACCAAATGTTCCGTCTCGCCGATCTCCGGATGTCCTATGCCACCTACCTCCGCCTCGGGCTCGGTTTTTCCATGGTGGGAATCGCGACCCAAAGCGCCTACGCCGATGCCACTTGGGTGGGCGACACCAGCCAGAATTGGGGCACCGCCGCGAACTGGAGTTCCGATCCCGCGAACCCTTCGGGCAATTTCTTCATCAACACCGCCGCCGTGGGAGTCTTCCCCGTCATCAGCGCCAATTCACCGTTCACTCCGGTGGACCTCATGATCGGCAGCGGCACCGGAATCACCGGTCGCCTTGATCAGACCGCCGGCACCGCCGCGACCGGCAGTGGCAACTGGACCTTCGTCGGCCGTACGGGAGGAACGGGAATCCTCAACGCATCCGGCGGCACCTTCACCACCGGCCAGCTTTATGTCGGCGGCGGGCCATTCAATGGCGGGGGAACCGGCACGGTCACGATCAATGGCGGTGCCATCACCGCGAGCAACGCCGGCGATGGCGGGGATGGCAGCGGTGGCAATATCGGGCTCGGCCTGGATTCCGGCAGCAACGGCACCATCAATCTGCAAAGCGGTTCTCTCACAGCCTCCACCGGCGAAATCCGGATCGGCCTCGATGGGGGCGCAACCGGCCTCGTGAACCAGACCGGGGGAACGGCGGGCTACGCCGGTTATGTCGGCATCGGTCGCTTCGGGAATGGTACCTACAAACTTTCCGACGGCGTCGTGAATGCCGCCACCGGTTTTGGCTTCACCACCATCGCGGGAAGCGGCGGCTCCACCGGCCTCCTGGAGGTAAGCGGCGGCACCTTCAATTCCTCCACCGGCGGCATGATCGTCGGCGAAGGTTGGACGGGGACTGGCACCGCGGCGGGAACCTTGACCGTCTCGAATAGCGGCGTCGTGAACGTCGGCACTCACAACCTGCGGCTCGCGGTAGGCTCGATCGCCACCGGCACCGTCAATCTCAATGGTGGCACCCTTCAGGTCGGAATGGTTTCCAAAGGGGCCGGCACCGCCAATTTCAACTTCAACGGCGGCACGCTCAAGGCCAGCGGCAGCAGCACCACGTTCATGACCGGGCTGACCCAGGCCTTCGTCGATCCCCTGGGCGCGGTCATCGATTCCAACACTTTCGACATCACCATCGGCCAGGATCTGCAGAACGGCGGCGGAGGCCTCACCAAGAACGGCGCAGGCATCCTGACCCTCTCCGGAGCCAACGTCTTCACCGGTGCCAGCACGGTCAACACCGGCACCCTGGCATTCACCGCCAAGCAGTCCTCCATCGGCTCCCTTTCCGTGGCAGCCCCCGCGGGACTCAGCATCAAAGCCTTTGATACCACCACCACGCCTCTCCTTTCCACCTCCCTCGGACTGGCAAGCGGCAGCACCCTGACCTTCGACTTCAATTCGCTCAACTACAGCGCCTCCACCCCGCTGATCTCCACCGGTGCCCTGACCGCCAGCGGCACGGTGGGCGTCAACATCCTCAACGGTGGCAATCTGCCGTCCGGAGCACACCAGTTGATCGGCTACTCATCGTTCGGCGGCGGCGGCACCTTCACCGGCGCACCGTTCAGCTTGGGTACCCGCAGTAGCGGCACCCTGGCCCAAGCCGGCAACACCCTGACCCTGAACGTCACCGCGAACTCACCCAAGTGGACCGGCCTCGACAGCGGCAACTGGGTGGTGGGCAACACCGGTGCCGCCAAAAACTGGCGACTGATCACCGGCGGAGCCACCACCGACTACATTGAGGGAGATGTCGTGCTCTTCGACGACTCGGTGACCACCGGCACCACCGACGTCAACGTCTCCGCCGCAAACGTTAGCCCCGCGGCCACCACCTTCGCCAACTCGTCCAAGAGCTACACCCTCGGCAGCACCGGCGCCTTCGGCATCGCGGGCACCGGTCCCCTGACCAAGAGCGGCAGCGGCTCGCTGGTCATCACCAATGCCAACACCTACACCGGGCTCACCACCATCGAGAACGGCGCAACGCTCACCCTCGGCGACGGCACCACCGGTCACGACGGCACCATCTCCGGAACCAGCGGCGTGGCCAATGAGGGCACCCTCGCCTACAACCGCTTCGGCACGAGCACTGCCAACTACGTGATCAGCGGCAATGGCGCGGTCACCAAGAGCGGACCGGGCACCCAGATCCTCGGCGGCGTGAACTCCTACACCGGCGGCACCACCGTCAATGCGGGCACACTGCAGATCACCACCACCGCGGGCGACGCCAATACCGGCGCCATTGCCTTGGGCGGCAGCACCTTCCAGATAAACCTCGGAGCAGCCGCGGACTTTACCTACGCCCCGCTGATCACCCTGAACGCTGCGTCCACCCTCAGCAATGCGGCCGCCGGCTCGGTCGCGAACCTGAACGGCCAGATCTGCTTCACCGGCACGCTGAACGGCAACAACCACGCGCTGAACATCGCGAACACCGGTCTCGCCCGTTTCTACCTGAACGGCACGCTCAATGATGTGAGCCAGATCAACGTCGTCTCCGGCGCGATGGGATTGGACATCAACGTCCCCGCTGACCGCGGCACCGCCCCGATCGATATCGCCAGCGGCGGATCGCTGTGGTTCTACGGCAATAATGCCAACCCCATCGTAAACAACCTCACCTTCCATGGCGGAGACGGCGTTGGTGCCAAGGGCGCACTCTATTACGAAGGGGGAAACCCGGCCCCGGCCGCCTTCACCGGCACGGTCAATCTCGCCAGCGGGACCACCACCACCGGCGTCGCCTTTGCCGACGACTTCATCACCCTTGATGGCGTCGTGAGCGGTCCCGGCGGCTTCAATGTCCTCAGCGGTGGACTCGCCCTCGGCGGTGCCAACGACTACACCGGTGGAACCACCGTCACCTTGGGACGAGTGCTGGCGAAGAGCAGCACCGCCTTCGGCACCGGCGCGGTCAGCACTGCCGCAGTCGCGGGCGTGCAGGTGCAGTTGGGCAACGGAGTGAATGTCGCCAATGCCCTTACCCTTGGCGGCTCCAGCTTCACCGCCCAAGGTACGCTTCATGTCCCGACCGGCGATGCCACCTACTCCGGCGCGATCAACATCCCCGCGGACACCACCATCGGCGGCCACTTCGCCACCGGCGGTGGAACGCTCACCGTCGCCGGCGCCGTCACCTCGTCCGTTCCGGTCAAGGTTCGCAACGGCATCGTGGCATTCACCAATCCCGCCAGCAGCTACGCCGCCCTCGCAGTCCAGCAGGGAACCGTAAAGGTGGGCGCGAACAACGCCATCCCCACCGCCGCCACCGTGGATATCGGTGCCAGCGGAGCAGCCATCCTCGACCTGGCGGGCTTCAGCCAATCCCTGGCCGGCCTGACCAAGGGGGCCAACGCCGCCACCGTTACCAACAGCGGCGCCACCGACTCCACGCTGACCACCACCGGCACCACCACCTTCAATGGTGCGATCCAGAATGGCCCCACCCACAAGACCGCACTCACGGTCGGCGGCGGAGCCCTCACCCTCGGCGGTGCCAATACCTTCACCGGCAACGTCACGGTCAATACCGCCCTGACCCTCGCCGACAATGCCCAGCTCCGCTTCACCCCGGGGCCGCCTAGCCTGACCAACTCCATCGGTGGCGCGGGCACCCTCACCCTCGACGGCGACTTCGTCATCGACCTCGCCGGCGCAAGCATCGGCAACGGCAACACCTGGACCTTGGTCAACCTCGGCTCACTCACCGAAACCTTCACCGACAACTTCAGCGTCGTCGACTTCACCCAGAGCGCCAACGTCTGGACCAAGGTGGACGGAGCCAACACCTGGAAATTCAGCGAAGCCACCGGCGTCCTTACCCTCACCATCGGATCCAATGGTTACTCCAGTTGGGCGACTGCTCTAAGCCTCACCGCCGGTGTGAACGACGGTGTCGCACAGAATGCCGACAATGACGGCTCCGAAAACGGCACCGAATACATCCTCGGCGGTCACCCGCTCAACGGCAGCAACAATCCGAAGATCTACTCCATGATCGCCGACAGCGAGGACGTTGGCAGCGAGAAGGAGCTGATCATGACCATCGCGGTGCCGCAGGGCACACCCGCCTTCCCCGCAGGATCGCCGACCTCATCGGTCAACTTCGAAGGCTTCGGCATCACCGTCCGCGGCACCACCGACCTCGTCACCTTCCCAGTCACGGTCAATCCCGTCACCACGATCATCCCGGCCGGTGCCCCCAATCCACTGGTCCAAGGCGGCGTCACCTACGAATACCGCTCCTTCAGCCTCGGCGGATCGAATGGCACCACCAGCAAGGGCTTCCTGCAGGTGACCGTGACCAATCCCTGA